Proteins encoded within one genomic window of Cyanobacteriota bacterium:
- the gorA gene encoding glutathione-disulfide reductase: protein MTYDFDLFVIGGGSGGIATARRAAEYGAKVGIAEFDRLGGTCVNRGCVPKKLMVYASHFPNYFEEARGYGWSAVQSQLDWSTLITAVNNEVTRLNGIYQRMLDNSKVELFRAHARFVDNHTLEVGDRKVTADKILIAVGGRPVKPNILGIEHAITSDDIFHLTEQPKRAVILGAGYIGCEFACILHGLGTEVTQILRGEMILRGFDRDLRSEIQQAMVRHGVRIIHSSTLIAIEKTEAGLQVTVEGKLAKPDGDDEPTQETVIVDAVTLAATGRRPNLQNLGLENVDVKIHAEAIVVDEHSRTSVDNIYAVGDCTNRINLTPVAINEGRAFADTVFGNKPRLMNYDNVPTAIFTTPEAATVGLSEEAAREQYGNEAIKVYRSRFRPMYYTLAGRDEKTMMKLVVHTQTDKVLGAHMVGDYAAEIIQGVAIAVKMGATKADFDATVGIHPSSAEEFVTMR from the coding sequence ATGACCTACGATTTTGACTTATTTGTGATTGGTGGTGGCTCTGGTGGTATTGCTACAGCCCGACGGGCAGCCGAGTATGGTGCAAAGGTTGGGATAGCAGAGTTTGATCGCTTGGGTGGTACTTGTGTAAACCGGGGATGCGTGCCTAAAAAACTGATGGTGTATGCGTCTCACTTTCCCAACTACTTTGAAGAGGCAAGGGGATACGGCTGGAGCGCTGTACAGAGCCAACTAGACTGGTCAACGCTGATTACAGCGGTCAATAACGAGGTAACACGCTTGAATGGCATCTATCAGCGGATGTTAGATAATTCCAAGGTGGAACTGTTTCGAGCACATGCACGGTTTGTCGATAACCACACACTGGAGGTAGGCGATCGCAAGGTTACGGCGGATAAGATTCTGATTGCTGTGGGAGGTAGACCAGTAAAGCCAAACATCCTGGGCATTGAACACGCCATCACCTCAGACGATATTTTTCACTTAACCGAGCAACCCAAACGGGCAGTAATCTTGGGGGCAGGCTATATTGGCTGCGAGTTTGCTTGCATTTTGCACGGCTTGGGTACTGAGGTAACCCAGATTCTGCGGGGTGAGATGATTTTGCGGGGGTTTGACCGCGATTTGCGCTCGGAAATTCAGCAGGCAATGGTGCGTCATGGTGTGCGGATTATTCACAGCAGCACGCTGATTGCGATCGAGAAAACGGAGGCAGGGCTACAGGTCACCGTTGAGGGCAAGTTAGCAAAACCTGATGGAGATGACGAACCTACCCAAGAGACTGTGATTGTAGATGCTGTTACCCTAGCAGCAACAGGACGCAGGCCCAACCTCCAAAACTTGGGTCTAGAAAACGTGGATGTGAAGATTCATGCTGAGGCAATTGTAGTGGATGAGCACAGCCGCACATCAGTAGACAACATCTATGCTGTAGGTGACTGCACTAATCGCATTAACCTCACTCCTGTAGCCATCAACGAGGGACGGGCCTTTGCAGACACTGTGTTTGGCAATAAGCCACGACTAATGAACTATGACAATGTGCCGACTGCTATTTTCACTACCCCCGAAGCTGCTACAGTGGGCTTGTCAGAAGAAGCAGCCCGTGAACAATATGGCAACGAAGCCATCAAGGTCTATCGCAGTCGTTTTCGTCCCATGTACTATACGCTAGCGGGCCGCGACGAGAAAACTATGATGAAGCTCGTCGTCCACACCCAGACGGATAAGGTGTTAGGGGCACACATGGTCGGA